The Paenibacillus wynnii DNA window CGAGGCCCCGTTCAAGTCGCCTATTCGAATATAATCCTCATTGAACCCAATGCCATAATCCTCTAAAGCCTTACGGTATCCATTAAACCTGTCGTTACTTGTAGGAATATCCATCCTCCCTGCGATGAATCCTATCTTACGGTGTCCCTTTTCAATTAAGGCAGAAACTCCACGGTACGCACTTTTCATCCCATCGACCAAAACCCAGTCTCCTGGTACCCCCTCAGGTCTTCGGTCAAAAAATACAATAGGGTAATGACCAAATAGACCACAACTTTCACGGGTGATTCCAGAGGTAGGGGCGATTATCAGTCCGTCGATGCGCTGCGTATTAAACATTTTTATCCGCTCAATTTCCTCGATTGGATCTTCATGCGAATTGCTTACTAATAAATGATAGCCATTTTTACTCAGAACCTCTTCAATTCCATTAGCTACTGAAAGAAAAAAGTTGTTAGAATTGTCGTTAGTCTTAATCGGCACAATTAATCCGATCGTATTTGACTTCCGACTTCGGAGAGACCTCGCCACCATATTGGGGATATATTGAAGCCGTTTCATGGCTTCCTCAACTTTCAGTTTGACTTCATCCGACACAAATTTGGTATCGTTAATTACATGTGAAACTGTAGCTGTTGAAACCCCTGCTTCCTTAGCAACGTCTTTAATTCTGGTTGTCATCCTTCTCCCAGCCCCCTTAATTCACCTATGAGTCCTTCCTAGTTAGATAAGACATCCCTGCCATGTCAAACTTAAGATGAACAGGCAGGGATACACCTAAAACGGATGGACTAGTTGCGAAGCTTATCCAAGAGTACGGCAATTACAATGACAAGACCCTTTACAATCATTTGCCAATAAAAGTCAACATTCAGTAGCGTTAGACCGTTACTTAAAACAGCCATAATCAATACGCCGATAATCGTTCCTTGAATTCGGCCTACCCCACCTACAAAGCTCGTTCCTCCCAAAATAACAGCCGCAATGGCATCCAGCTCAAAGCTCACGCCAGCATTCGGTTGACCAGAGATGACGCGACCGGCCATTACCACCCCAGCGATACCGGCCATCAGACCGCTAATGGAATATACGTTAATCAATGTCTTCTCCACTTTAATTCCCGTTAAGCGGGCGGCTTCTTCATTACCGCCAATGGCGTAAACGTGGCGACCAAACATCGTATATTTTAAAACAAAGAACATAATGACATATACGACCATCATAATGTAGATGGGTGTCGGAATACCAAGAATGGAACCCGCACCGAAAAAAATGAAAAACTTATTCTTAAGCACCAAAGGCAAACCACCGCTAATAACAAAAGCGACGCCCCGGAGGTATGTCATACTACCAAGAGTAACAACAAAAGCAGGCAGCTTCGTAACCGCTGTAAAATACCCGTTAATTACACCGGCAAAGTATCCTGTTCCAATTCCAGCAAGCATCGCTATTAGAGGAGGGAAGCCCGCATTAGACAGCATTACGGAAATAACGCCAGATAATGCAAGGGTAGAGCCAACCGATAGATCAATCCCTCCGGTAAGGATAACTACGGTCATCCCCGCAGCCAGTATCGCCGTAATGGAGGACTGTTTTAGGATATTCAGGACATTATTAACCTCTGTAAAATAAGGAGCGAATAAAGCCATGATGATACAGAGTAATATCAGGATAATCAGCATGCCGAGCTGATTCCAGACCGGCAGAACCTTCTGCTTCAACGATACGGAATTACCCGATGAGAGTTGTGTATTTGGATTCATTTTTTTATCTCCCCTGTTGCAAAATACATTATTTTTTCCTGGGTTGCTTCTTCTTTGGACAGTTCTGCCTTCAGCTTCCCTTCATGCATTACGAGAATTCGATCGCTTACTCCAAGGATCTCAGGGAGCTCCGAAGAAACCATCAGCACCGCTAGTCCTTTTTCCGCTAACTCGCATATGATTTTATGAATCTCAGTTTTCGCCCCTACATCTACTCCACGTGTAGGCTCATCCAGCAGCAATACTTTCGGTCCGATGGATAACCAACGGGCAATAACGATCTTCTGCTGATTTCCTCCGCTAAGGCCCATTACATTCTGCTCAATGGAGGCTGCCCGGACACCCAGATCCTTCATATACTTGTTGATCTCTGCGTTCATGCTCGCATATTGAAGAACTCCACCTTTGCGGTAAAGATGCATCTGGTTCATAATCATGTTCTCTTTGACCGAAAGATTGGGGAATAAACCTTGTTCCTTTCTGCTCTCCGGTACGTGTGCAATGCCATGCTTCATCGCTTCAATGGGCGACTTTATGTTCACCGGCTTGCCGTTCAGCTTGATTACTCCGCTTGTCATTTTACTGATACCGAATATGGCTCTAATTAGCTCCGTCCGTCCTGCACCAACTAAACCTGCCAATCCAACAATCTCTCCGGGATAGATTTTCAGGGAGATGTTCTTGACAATCCCCTTATCGCATACGTCGATGAGTTCTAGAACAGGTTCTCCCTGTGGAGTGACCAGCGGGGAGAACTTTTTCTGGAAAAGGTCGTTTAAATCTCTACCGACCATTTGCTTAACAAGCTGTTCAGGATTGGTTTCTGCAATCGGGTGACTGGAAATCCATTGACCGTCGCGGAGAATCGTACACCGGTCTGAAATCTTGAAAATTTCATCCATCCGGTGAGAGATATAGACGATAGCTACACCTTTTTCCCTTAGATCGTTAATGATGACAAATAACTTGTCGATCTCTTTATCAGTCAATGAAGCTGTAGGCTCATCCATAATCAATACTTCAGAATTAAATGACAGTGCCCTGGCAATCTCTACAATTTGCTGTTGGGCAACACTCAGTTCGGATACTCTGAGCTTTGGATTTAAATCAGAACCAATCGATTCCAGGACTATTTTCGTTTTTTTGAAAATCTCATCCCATTGCACAAGGCCCAGTTTATTCTTGGGAAACTTGGTCCCCATAAGTATGTTTTCGCCGATCGTCAGATTCGGAGACAAGCTTATCTCTTGATGAATGACGCTGATCCCTTTCCCTCTTGCTTCAAGCGGGCTGTGCCAAGCCATTTCTTCACCTTTATAAATAATCCTGCCGGAATCCGGGCGATAAATGCCTGCCATAATCTTCATCAGCGTTGATTTTCCAGCACCGTTCTCACCCATTAAGGCATGGACTTCGCCTTTGCGCAGCTCCAGATTAATATTGCGGAGTACTTGTACACCTGAAAAGGATTTATGAATAGCTTCCATGCTTAGGATGATATCTTTCGAACAGTCTTCTTTGGACGTCCGGTATAATTGTGAATCTACTGCAGAAGACACAGTCAATTCCTCCTTCACTCCCATATTGCCTCATTTTGAATTTGGATCTATTCTGGTAAAGCAGGTGGTGCCCTAAGGAAGGACACCACCTGAGCTACCTTTTACCAGCCTCTGTAAGAATCCACGTTGTCTTGAGTAATCAGTTCTACCGGAATCAGAATTTGCTGTTCTACTTTTTCACC harbors:
- a CDS encoding LacI family DNA-binding transcriptional regulator; its protein translation is MTTRIKDVAKEAGVSTATVSHVINDTKFVSDEVKLKVEEAMKRLQYIPNMVARSLRSRKSNTIGLIVPIKTNDNSNNFFLSVANGIEEVLSKNGYHLLVSNSHEDPIEEIERIKMFNTQRIDGLIIAPTSGITRESCGLFGHYPIVFFDRRPEGVPGDWVLVDGMKSAYRGVSALIEKGHRKIGFIAGRMDIPTSNDRFNGYRKALEDYGIGFNEDYIRIGDLNGASGYEMTKELISQEVITAVFVANNAMSLGAVKYLKDNHYDIPGDIALIGFDDYEWTGIVNPPLSVIRQPSCEVGRRAAEIMLKRIKRSDSICQGHLLEAELIVRGSF
- a CDS encoding ABC transporter permease subunit, whose translation is MNPNTQLSSGNSVSLKQKVLPVWNQLGMLIILILLCIIMALFAPYFTEVNNVLNILKQSSITAILAAGMTVVILTGGIDLSVGSTLALSGVISVMLSNAGFPPLIAMLAGIGTGYFAGVINGYFTAVTKLPAFVVTLGSMTYLRGVAFVISGGLPLVLKNKFFIFFGAGSILGIPTPIYIMMVVYVIMFFVLKYTMFGRHVYAIGGNEEAARLTGIKVEKTLINVYSISGLMAGIAGVVMAGRVISGQPNAGVSFELDAIAAVILGGTSFVGGVGRIQGTIIGVLIMAVLSNGLTLLNVDFYWQMIVKGLVIVIAVLLDKLRN
- a CDS encoding sugar ABC transporter ATP-binding protein; translation: MSSAVDSQLYRTSKEDCSKDIILSMEAIHKSFSGVQVLRNINLELRKGEVHALMGENGAGKSTLMKIMAGIYRPDSGRIIYKGEEMAWHSPLEARGKGISVIHQEISLSPNLTIGENILMGTKFPKNKLGLVQWDEIFKKTKIVLESIGSDLNPKLRVSELSVAQQQIVEIARALSFNSEVLIMDEPTASLTDKEIDKLFVIINDLREKGVAIVYISHRMDEIFKISDRCTILRDGQWISSHPIAETNPEQLVKQMVGRDLNDLFQKKFSPLVTPQGEPVLELIDVCDKGIVKNISLKIYPGEIVGLAGLVGAGRTELIRAIFGISKMTSGVIKLNGKPVNIKSPIEAMKHGIAHVPESRKEQGLFPNLSVKENMIMNQMHLYRKGGVLQYASMNAEINKYMKDLGVRAASIEQNVMGLSGGNQQKIVIARWLSIGPKVLLLDEPTRGVDVGAKTEIHKIICELAEKGLAVLMVSSELPEILGVSDRILVMHEGKLKAELSKEEATQEKIMYFATGEIKK